The Chionomys nivalis chromosome 1, mChiNiv1.1, whole genome shotgun sequence sequence CCAAACAAGTGCTCTGGGGTACAAAgtaagagagagaacagaagcagcagaggaaggaaaggtagactggctggtcagtatGGAACAGTAGTGAGCACTGAGCACTGTCCATCAAATGCAGCAGACTGCCCGGTCTCCTGGGATCTGGCTTCCCGgcactcccctccctgccttggtCTCTAGGGACTTCCTGGGGGGAACTCTGCCACTGGCACTGGTACCTCGCTCTTGTCGCACTGGGGAGCTGTGGGCTTCTCGAGGCTCTCCATGCACTCCTTCAACTCCTTCTCACAGATCTCCAGCTCGTCCTTCAGCTCTCTCTGTTTCACCAGCAGCCTGCACATCTGCTCCTGCAGCTGGCCGTGGTCCTCCTGGCTCACCTGGTACAGGGCCTTCACTGCCTGCAACTTGGTCAGCACCTTGGCCACTGTTTCCTCAAAGTGCTGCAGAGAGTGGGGGAGCAATGACGGCACCCCAAGAAGCATTTGATCTCTGCCTTACACTTCGCTAGGCCCTTCCCTGAAGCTGCCTAGGCAAGACTGTATTTCCTCCCAGAAAGAACATCGTGACTATGTTCGAAGTCCTTAACCTCAGGGTCTCTGTCCGAATCAGGCCACCTCTGTCAGGACTGAGAGAAGCAGGGCAGCAATGAGCAGAAGCCTTACATACTTCAGGAAGTCTTCCAGGCCAGCTCTGACCCTGCTTCTCTTTTACTCCTTATGCCCTTCCTCTCCTGGTAATGTTTCCCTCAAAGACAGAAACCCATCTTCCCCTGACTGACCAATCATCTAGCAATGGTTACCTCTATGTCTTCAGGCTCAGCTGGGTCCTCATCAGTGCCACTGCTAACGTAACTCTTGTGAAGGGTTTCAGAGCTAGCGGCACTGCCATAACTCTTCTTATAGGTAACACTCGTGTTGCTGGAGCGGTAGCTCTTCTGATAGGCCTCATTGCAACTGGCACTGCTGTCATAGCTCTTGAGGAAGCATTCATTGCTGGCCTGCGAGCTTACGTAACTCTTTTGATAGCATTCATTGTCCTcgatggtgctgtcataactccTGTGGAAGCTTTCACTGCTGGGGGGCATGCTGCCTAAGTTCTTCCTGTAGGACTCAAGACTCATTTTTATGGTGGGGGACTGAGTTTGGAGCAGCTGCATTTCTTCCATGCAGAGCTGTAGCTCAGCCTGCAGCCTCCTCCGCTCTTCCAGGAGCCGCCCATGCTCCTGCTGCAGTAGCTCCTGTTGCTTCTGACTGCTGTCGTACAGCACCTGCAGAGCCTGCAGCTGGTCCATAAGCACCTTGGACTaagggggaggtgggggagcGGGAGACATCACCATTACTCTAAGACATTTCAGTCTTTAGCTGTCCCTCTCCCAGAGCAGATGTGAGTGCTCACCCGAGAgaagcacaggcacacacacctcaGTGATTTAGGGCTCCTGTGTCTGTTGGGTTTGTACTCTGGCAGCATAGGTGAGTCTCAAGCACACCCCGGCTCCCTACCACACCATCTTTTTAAATCAAGTGGACCCACGCTCCTGATCTTTAGGCTCGGTTATCTCCCTTACCCTTTATGGTCAAATCAGCCCAGCTGGGAATATGAATTCTTTCCTTGGAAGATGCAGGCTTGGAATCAAGGTCTAGCTACCCACTAGTCCTTGTACCTTCTGCCCAGATTCTATATCCGGCCTTGAGGTATGTATTCCAGACCCAGGTGATATTCAGCATTAGATACAATTGATTAAGGAACAGTTTATATCTGGTTTCCCAGTCTCTATGTTACCTAGGCTTTCCAGCCTGGATATCTGACACCCCTGGAATGATCAACCTCCCTGCCCCTGTCCCTGTGTCCCCAGTTTGAATTTCTGCTACTTCCTGGTTCTCCTCGTTCATGCAGCCTCAACTGAAACTGTCCACCTGCTCTGTCTACGTCAGACCAAATTTATTCCCCAACTCAGAACAGACTTGTATGGAGATTTCTACCTATTTTTCCTCATAGGCATGACCACCTGGTAGTGCTTGAGAAACACTGGTTTTCTGTTGAGTCCCTGTGACCTGGCTTGGATAGTATGGTCAGTACCATGAACCTGTCTGTTGCAACTGCTTTCTTGGAGATGACTGGGCCCCGATTTGTTTGTGGAGCCTCAAAGGGTTAAACACTCAGAAAATGGAGTAGACTTTCCAGGTTATACAGAAAAGGTAATACATTTAGGACCAGTCCAAAGGAACCAAAACAAACACTGAATTGATCCCATGCATCTTGAAAATGCCTTGTTGATGGGACTGAATCCAGTGGTCAGACAGACTTCTGGGCTTCTTAACTCTGTTCTAGATGCTGATTACACTTCAGCTCTTCAAGCTGAATCATTCTATAATTCCAAACATCAAACCAGAGTGTGTGCCTCTGCCGGAGATCCTCAGGGCGTCTAAGTAAAGCAACAACTTACTGGAGCCTGTGGAGGACCCTGACTAGTGAAGGGCGGGGCTTTAGGCTCAGCCTGCTGCCTATCCCCCTGGGCCTTCCTGAGTCAACTCTTCCAGAGCCCCACTCCTCCCTCGCCACACAGCGTACCCACGAGAACCTTCTCACTTCCTTCTGCTGCGGTTACCTTATTCTCACAACTGGAGGATTTAGGCCCTTTGGCATCCTGAGGGTTCGCCAACACTTCCTGGAAATTAGACTCTTTGAAACCTCGAAGTTCTCTGTGTGCTTCTAACTGTTCCTTTAATACACTCTCTTGATTCTTTATCAGTTTTCTCTGTTCGTCCTGCATGCTTTGGTAGAGCAGCTGCATTTCACACAGGTCTTGTAACTTTGAGAGCAGCTCCTGACTCTGAGTAGGGTGAGGAAGGAAAAGTGATGACTAAGGGAAGCACCCCACCTAGGCCCCATTCCTGTTGGGCTCCATCTCTTATTGATTCACCCAGTCTTCCGGGCAAAGGGGTTCTTTCTACGGAGCTCTGCTAACTGAGTAAGAAGATTCATATGTGTGGATAGATTTtccagtctacagagtgattcTCAGGTGCATCCTCCAGATGGACCAAACAGCTAAATATACAATGTTGCGCAGATTTCAGactataaaacacattttaagttttaaagccCTTATGCAGAAACACCCAAATCAGCTCTGTGGGgaggatgaagagaaagaagaaatgcttGACCAAGAAAGGAAAACGCTCACGTCCCTCCCACGGGCAGTTACACCTGGACGCTTCTTCAAGCAGCCTCCCCTGATCAGTGGTCTCACCCTGGCAATGAGTACCTTCTGCAAGAGGCCACATTTGGGTTGTGGGAATGTGAGCCTGTGCAACTCTTCCTGCAGCTGGCCCTGCTCCTCCTGCAGTCTCCTCTGATCCTCCAGGAGTTCACACTGCTCCATCTGCAGGTGCCCCATCTCCTGctggcaggctttgaacttgtcCTGCAGCTCTGTTAGTCTGGACAGCAGTGCATCACACTatggtggggagggggcagggcagggttACCATGTAAGGCGTATTTTGGGGGCTGGCAGAGCACTTGTATGCTCCCAGCCCCCTATGACATACTAGGTCCTCTCTCTTCCCTGGTCAGTCACCTTGGACTGATCAACCTGAGCGGACCAGACCTCTATGCTAAGGGGAAACCCCACTGTGTAGTTTGGAGCAGTCTGCTGTGCACTCTCAGCAGCTATGGTCTCAGGTTTCATCTGCCCTCAGAGGTGATTTGAGAAGCAGTGATCTCAGTGTCCTTCTCTGTTCTCTGGCCCTTTCCTGTGACACTATCTCCACATCCCACACTATAGGGAATTCCAGCTCAAGCCACTCTGCTGATTGTTTTTAGACTTAATTTATTTTCCTCATCAATAAGAACTTAATTTTGACCCATTTTCCCCTTAGTTTTGCTTTCCTTACCTTTACCCCCACCCCCTCCGGAAACTGAACTGGGGCCTAATGAATGCTGAGGCAGTGCTCTACCCGTCGgtgagctgcatccccagtctTAATCACGCTGTAAACCCTTAGAGAAGATATGAGCCATTGCTGAATTCAGTTAAGACTACATTATCCTATGATTCTCAAAACcagatattttaaaatcacataaaatCTCAATGATTTGTACACTACCAGATCTCCCACTTCCTTTTTTAGGGGGTGGGAggtgttcgagacagggtttctctgtgtagccctggctgtcctggaactcactctgtagaccaaactggcctccaactcacagagatcagcctgtctctgcctcccgattgctgggtttaaaggagtgcaccaccactacctggccagaatttatttcttaaagaaagtGAGACAAAAATATTGTTCTGTTacaagtcaggtatggtggttcatgcctggaACCTGAGCAGCTGAAGAGCAAGCAAGAGAACAGCCACCAGTTCACGGGTGAcccagtctacacagtgagactctgtgcCAACCCTTCTCTCCACAAAAAAAGTTTAATTTGAAGAAAGCAAAATTCATGATTTGAGAGTTTACTCCCAGACCGACTACATACATCCTAAAAGAGCATGGTTCTTCTAACAATCAGCACTCTGGGTGCAGACCAGACCCTAAGACCATCACCTACATCCTGCTTCAGACTCTGGCCCTACTCTTTTTAGTTTACATAGGCATATGGGTCTACATGCATGCTCCTCCCTATAAATGACAGGACatcaatacatatataatacCAATACAGAAATGTTTATATACATGGGGTCACAGGAAAACGGATGTTCACACTGACTGAGATCAGATGCACTGATCTACTAAGCTATGGCTCTTTGTCAAGTCAAGTTCAAGACTGCCTTTGTCTTCTGCCTTTAGCTGGGTAACCTCAACCCTTTGTCTTTGaacctcctttctcccaagctGGTAGAAAGACGCTCCCAGAGGCACTCAGCACTCTGAACGACAATTACCTTGTTGGAACAGTTTCCCTCTTCATCACAAACAGGCTGGTTGGTCTTGAGTTCTGACAGCTCCTGCTGGcagagcaggaattcctgctccAGCTGGTCATACATGTGCTTCTGCCGATCCAGCTCATCTTGGCTGGACTGATACAGTTCCTTCATCTCCTGAAGCTGGGCTTGCATCCCTGTATTCTGGGTAGGGGAGGTCAGCCATCATCCTATGAACATCCACCACCTCACTCTGGATCTGTCCGCCCCTGACATTCCCACGCCTGACTTCATCCAGCTAGGGAGAATCAGAGAGAACCAAACAGACCTATCCCTAACAGGCTTGAGAGATTGCATCAGGAAAGCAATGGGATTCCTTTCTGCAGCCTGATCTTCTGGTTTAAAATAAAAGGAGGCTGTGGGTATCTCATGGCTCTAGGCCACCTCACTAACAATTCCTTCACAGAACTTCTACCAGGCCCACTCTGTTGTCGCCCTCACAGAATATCCGGCCTGGTATGTGCTCCTGGCCTAGTCCTCCTTTTACCTTATCGTTTTTCTCTCGCAAGCAGTCCACCACGCCTCGGAGATGATGCAGCTCTGTCTCATGGCACCTCAGCTTGTCCTGCAGGTGATGCTGCGCTTCCAGCAGCTTTTCCTTCTCACACACACTGCTCTGGTGCTGGACCTGCAGCTTCTGGAGCTGGCACCTTAACTCCTGCATGCAGGGGGCTTTGGGCAGTGGTGCTGGGTTTTGTGAGTTTGCTCTTGTCCTAACTAAGCCACCGACCACCTTAgaatctctctcctcttttcacCTGCCACTTGTCCTCCCACCTATGCAGCACTTGAAGGAGATAGTTATCTTTTtggcttgtgtgtttgtttataaataaatgtaaacccAAGCTCATGTAACTGGGGCTAGCCTCGAACTCTTGaattttctgcttctacctcctcgGTTCTGTCATTATAGATGTGCTCCACCACACTAGGCTTAAAAAATGTTgtctgcttttgctttgtttcaatgCTAGGGATCGAGcctaggacctcatgcatgctgggtAGACAGTCTACCAAAAGCCATATTCCCAGTTTTGGACTTACTATTATTTACCTTCCCCCAAAGCCTCAGTTCAATGCTCTTGACCCCTCACTGTCCCTTCACCTTTGGCGCTGTTACCTTCTCACTTTGGCTCTCTACAGGTGTGGATCTGATGACTTTAAGCTGGCGGAGCTCAGTCTGAAGCTGCAACTGCACCTTCAGAAGCTCATTCTGCTCATCCTGGCTAGCATCATACTTTTGCTGCAGGGCACAGAGCCTGCTCTTCAGTTCCTCATTCTGCAGTAGGGAGGATGTGGGTAAAGCAGTTACTCTCAAGAAGCAGGAGGACTTTATCCAGGCCACtgggatgcttttctttttttttttttttttttggtttttcgagacagggtttctctgtggctttggagcctgtcctggaactagctcttgtataccaggctggtctcgaactcacagagatccgcctacctctgcctcccaagtgctggaattaaaggcgtgcgccaccaccgcccggctgggatgCTTTTCTTGAGCTTCTTGAGAAGCTCTCTGGATGTACGACTGGGTGTCCTCAGTGATGAAGACACTCAACAACGCCCACCTTTCTACACGCCATCCTATGTGGCTTCTCTCTGCAGGGGCTTTGGGTGATGATGGGCTCTGGCCATAGGACAGGAGTCAGCAGAGTTTTCAGCCTCACTCCTCATGTCCAGCCTCCCTGGAGGCAGTGACTCTGAGCCttgctgcccttcccccagaagTGTTTACCTGGGCGACGCTGTGGGAGGTCTGAAACCGAAGCACCTCATTCTGGGCACACTTGAGCTCCCTCTGCAGCCGCTTCTGCTCCTCCTCACTGACCCGGCGATGATGCTGGAGCTCTTCCAACTCACAACACAAGTCCTTACACTAGGTGGAAAATGGAAGTGGGGCTGGCTTGTGGTAGATGGCACATGCACACTAAGGACAGGGAAAATAGGTCATTCTTTATGTTTGAATATAGTCAGGTGTCACTTAACAAGGTAGACTCACGCTGAGAAAGTTGTCATTAAGCCATTGAATCGTTGTGTGATCATTACAGAGTGCAGTCATACAAACATAGATagtatagtgtgtgtgtctgtgtatgtgtgtgtggtgaccaAGCTTTACTATCCCTAGGGAGCCAATGAACACCCCAAGATtgaatatgaacaaagaaaatgatgcCATTAATAGATACAACAAATATGAGATATTTGAAGATGCTATCAGCATAACATGGCattgtttctttgggttttttgtttgttttttttttgagacagggtttctctgtgtatagccctggctatcctggaactctctatataggcctcaaactcacagagatccacttgcctctgactcccaagtgctggcattaaagacatgcgccaccacctcctgctgCCTGGCATCCTGTTTTATAacgaacatttttttttttttttttttttttttggtttttcaagacagggtttctctgtgtaacagccctggctgtcctgttgaaactcactctgtagaccaggctggccttgaactctcagagatcatcctgcctctgcctcccgagtgctggaattaaaggcatgtgctaccatgcctggctttgtttttgtttttaaggagaaaggcttttttaaaataaaaataaaaacataatgcaGTCAGAACATAAATACTAGCAGTCACTTCTCACCCAGTTCTTgcactgtgtagctgtgtgtgatCTACTTTCACACTGCTGCAGCTCAGAGCAGACCTGCTTACACGGCATCACCACACGCTCTTCAGTAACGCGCTGCACATCAACATCAGTAGGGTAAgaacttctcagcacccacaatcaTTGGGACCACTACCGTACATCTGGTTCATTGTTTGATTAAAATGCCATCACATGACACATGACTATATTTCTATCAGGGCCCAGGATACCAAACCCTGCCATAATGCGTGGCTCCTTTGTTAGCCCTGCCCTCACtacaggaaaaggagagagagacagtagCGGCAGCCGGCCATTCCACCCTCTGCAGCCTACCTTGGTCTGCATGCCCTGCATCTGTTCCTCAGCTCCCAGCAGCTGCTGGCGCAAAAGCTGCATCTCAGGATCAGGCTCTGGGAAATCCAGTTCTGAAGTCTGAGACTCTGCTGACATCACGCTCCTTAGCATGTTGGAGTCCAACCATCGTTCTGTGGCTCTTCGCGTCCTGTAATCCGGAACCCAGGGTTATGTTGGGAAGAGCTCTCTGCCTGGTACGACCAGTCAAGTGTGCTCAGGCCCAGTGCTTCCTCTTTAGGCCAAAATTACTTCAGTGCCTTTTACTATGCTTTACTTCTCAAATACATTATGTTTAAAAGATTACACAGAACCTCCAGCACCTCACTGCATAGGCATTTTGAGTTTGGGACATCCTAGGATCTTGGTTTCAAGACTGGGCCTGATGTCAAGCCACCTACAACCTGAAGGCTCAATAccagtggttttcttttttttttttttttttttttttaaatatttatttatttattatgtatacaatattctgcctccatgtatgtctgaaggccagaagagggcaccagacctctttacagatggttgtgagccaccatgtggttgctgggaattgaactcaggacctttggaagagcaggcaatgctcttaaccgctgagccatctctccagccctaccagtggttttcaacctgcaGGTCATGATCTCTTTGGAGGTCTCATATCACATATTAtgaatatcatatatttacacTGCAATTaaaaatagtagcaaaattacagttatgacttTTATGGtcagggtcaccacaacatgaggaactgtgttacggatcgcagcattaagaaggttgagaaccactgctctatgcCTTTAGGACTGAATCACATCTGTGTGGACAACAAAGGGATCTCGGTTGATCCAATATAAAGCAGAGCTATCTGGAGTCCAATGCCAAGAATAGAGGAAAACTACATTTTTATAGCTCACTTAACTATAGTTCTGATATAGTTTGGTGGCATTCTGAGCCTGCTCCTGGGAGGTCTCCATACCCTTGGGATAACATAGGAATGACTGCTTTCCAGGAGCAGAGGACCTCCTGGCTATACCTATCGCTCTCCAGCTCCGCAAGCTGCCCAGTGAGGCTGCTGTTGCTCTCCTGCAAGGCCTGGTACTCCTCATTCAGGAAGTGGTAGCGCTCCCGAAGCTGGTGTAGTTCTTCTGcagaagagaagcagggagaggtaAGATCCTCAGTGACGGGAGCACAGATGACCAACCCCAAGTTTTCCTGGAcggaaacaacagcaaaaagccaCACCATCTCTCTTTTCCCCAGGCACAGAAGACAGACCCCATGTATTCATCCTAATGCTCCCAGTGAGATACCCTATGGAGCTTTTGGGAGATCTTGAAGGTTTAAGTACATTGAATTTATTGTATTTAAGTTTCTAGTTAACTATTTACGATTACTTACCCATtatcttggcttttgttttgttttgttttgtttttcttttagatggGGCCTCAGGTAGCATAGGCTAGTCTCTAACCTTAAACttcagatcttccttcctctacctcctgagtgctgggattacaccaggcctgcttttttttttttttttttaaatgaggtacCTGGGATCATACACAGTTTCACTAATGCTTGTCGAGCAGTCTAGCAACTGGGGCACAATCATAGCACCCATGATGCTTTTAGCACAAACCCTGAGAGATGTGAACTTCTAGATCTGCCTTTCAGAGACAACCCACTCATTCTGAGTATCCTTTATTTCCTTTATCATCATGCTGAAGACACTGGCCTGGATACAGTCCAAATACTCCTCGTTGTTgggttttttgattgtttttggtagggAGTAAcagtgtactggctggttttgtgtgtcaacttgacacaagctagagtcatcagagaggaaggagcctcagtttaggaaatgcttccatgagatccagctgcaTTTCTCAATTAGTAATCCAAGCGAAAAGGCCCAGCCCAcggtgagtggtgccatccctgggctggcagTCCTAGGtcctataaaaaagcaggctgagcaagccaggggaagcaagtcagtaagcagcacccctccatggtctccgAATCAGCTCCTGTTTCTAgtttcctgccctgacctccttcagtggtgaacagcaatgtagaagtgtaagctgaataaaccttttcctccccaacttgctttgtggtcatggtgtttcgtcacagcaatatAAGCCCTGACTAAGACAAAGGGTGCTTGGGAGAAAGCCTAGGGTCTCACCATGCATGCTAGCAAGCACGCTGTCATCAAGCTGCACCCATTTTCCTTTATCTGTTAATAGAAACGCCCATCCCAATCGAAAATGATTCTTTTCTTCAAGCATAAGAAGAGACAAGAGGTCCAGCTGAAATACCCAAGTTATATCTCCTTATGAGTAAGAACCATCAGAGCTGTACGGGAGGTTCAGCCTTTAAGAGGGCTGCTGCTTTTCTAGAAGAGTgaattcagttttcagcacccacgTTATGAGcctggctcataaccacctataactctagctccagaggcttcaatgccctcttctggactcagcGGTTACCCAAACATgtgacagacacatacacatataaataaaagtaaataaatatttaaagaaaagaacaatattgctgggcggtggtggcacacgcctttaatcccagcactcgggaggcagaggcaggtggatctctgtgagttcgagaccagcctggtctacaagagctagttccaggacaggctccaaagccacagagaaaccctgtctcaaaaaacaaaaaacaaaaaaaaaaaaaaaagaaaagaacaatattactggggctagggagatgactaAGGGGGGAAAGTGCTTGCTTGTATAAACATGAGTTCTGATTCCCAGTATCCCCAAAAAAAGCCTGGAATGGAGGCTTGTACCTACAATCTCAGAACTGAGGCATGGAGACCAGTGAGATATCCCGGGGCTCACTAGTGAGCCAGTCTAGCCAAGGtgtaagcttcaggttcagtgacaaattctgtctcaaaaaagatcaGGTGAGCACCAACAGATACACAGCACCAACCTCTGGCTCCTaccatgcatgcagaggccagggctTCCCCAACCCTAACATACACCTCACACACTCCGGGACACATAAAAGAATCACAGCACTTAGAACACTAATTCTACTGACATTTAAGAACACTAACTGGTCTTGATTACAATATGAGACATATTTTATCTACCAGAAGATTCAACATCCCTGAATATCACTTCTAATGTTTCTCCTTTATTTCAATCAGAAGTTCTTAGACAGGTCCAGGCATGATGGCaaacaccttaaatcccagcatttgggaggcagaagcagaaatctctgtgagtttgaggccagcctggtctacatagcaagtttcagaacagccagggctatgtagagagactctgtctcaataaacaaataaataaatagcttgaATTAACAAATAGCTtgaagtaagtaagtaagtaagtaaataaataggatGTTCCTAGACTAATCTTAGACTGAAGATTACCATGAGAAGGAAGGTGACCTTTATTGAGAACTGTGCATGAAGCTTTGAACTTGATGACTTTGACCTTCATTTAGTCCTTGAGATAGCCCTGTGTAAGACCACTccccttaaaaaaaatctttaattttagcATAGTTTCAGACttgcaaaacaaaagaagacagtgCACAAGAAGACAGTAAAAAGTTCTCTGGGAGAATTCTCAGCCAGGTTACTCAGCTATTAAGCATCTTAACCATTGCCTACTTGTCATGATTAAGAACCAGCAACACCTTACGATTAACTCCACATATCGTttaggtttctctgtgctttcctgAGGCTTCTCTTCTGTCCTAGCGTCCCATTCTGCTGGAAGACTTTATTAACTATGTTGGGCTGCAATTCCAGACATGGGAATGAGGCTTGGAGAGCGTTAATAAGCTGACTAAGTTGACCGTGCTGCCCCAGCTAGAGCTGAGATCCTGACTCAGGTGAGGGCCACTCGAGCTGCATCCTCCCTCTCACATTCAAAGGCGCTCATGAAAAGCTTA is a genomic window containing:
- the Ccdc136 gene encoding coiled-coil domain-containing protein 136 isoform X8, giving the protein MEAGGGAGAGAAGWSCPSPGPTVTTLGAYEVSEGCERKKGQRWGSLERRGMQAMEGEVLLPALYEEEEEEEEEEEEEELEEDQVKKGGSLGSLSVSKHRGLSLTETELEELRAQVLQLVAELEETRELAGQHEDDSLELQGLLEDERLASAQQAEVFTKQIQQLQGELQHLREEISLLEREKDSELKEIEQELHLAQAEILNLRQAAADSASEHESDIASLQEDLCRLQNELDDMERIRGDYEMEIASLRAEVELKTSEPSDLSVSDFSGIQEELHQLRERYHFLNEEYQALQESNSSLTGQLAELESDRTRRATERWLDSNMLRSVMSAESQTSELDFPEPDPEMQLLRQQLLGAEEQMQGMQTKCKDLCCELEELQHHRRVSEEEQKRLQRELKCAQNEVLRFQTSHSVAQNEELKSRLCALQQKYDASQDEQNELLKVQLQLQTELRQLKVIRSTPVESQSEKELRCQLQKLQVQHQSSVCEKEKLLEAQHHLQDKLRCHETELHHLRGVVDCLREKNDKNTGMQAQLQEMKELYQSSQDELDRQKHMYDQLEQEFLLCQQELSELKTNQPVCDEEGNCSNKPPPATDPPIFSLPLVGLVVISALLWCWWAETAS